A section of the Clostridium omnivorum genome encodes:
- a CDS encoding methyl-accepting chemotaxis protein — protein MIVRLSYTYITNGIIKGMEQSMNKSEIIEKNEKEVNGIIIKINSALFILFPVCIILNLLKILAVPWNFVIALCAVGIPVCAIPLIYKALKLNMSYFKYVEVFTVIIIQTTIFGMIYMTGAFFWFIPIAIACLYFDAKLLKTTFFALIPSILIGEFIASHNHVLMQAEYQWIPLHMVSFIIQFAILIPIFISLTKRTHNMLLSNAKIFGDLENRFSENEIAAKNLTTSVSQLLQITDESNLAVKQISSSIQDIEVDSRNIVEYAFNTNKNVNKIVDEVAVTVQESENIMVYVKDISTMSEKSKGEILDSLNEMRKIEVSTEKSKEVVYELWNKAKEILNVVDTITGIAQQTNLLALNASIEAARAGEAGKGFAVVAQEVRKLSEQAGSAAEDIRKLLDSITDNVNHAVYSISDTYKIVASGLEKTEKTVINFDNMLEMQKDIVNRVDNITYLVQCSKEYASAIKETMDTLCNKNTKSHSNILCISSSIEQLLASSKEMLSYIQNIEKESRAL, from the coding sequence ATGATAGTTCGACTATCATATACCTATATTACAAATGGAATAATTAAGGGGATGGAGCAAAGCATGAACAAATCAGAGATTATTGAAAAAAATGAAAAAGAGGTAAATGGCATAATTATTAAAATCAATAGTGCACTTTTTATTCTGTTTCCTGTATGTATAATTCTTAATTTGTTAAAGATTCTAGCTGTTCCATGGAATTTTGTTATTGCTCTTTGTGCTGTAGGAATACCGGTTTGTGCTATTCCATTGATCTATAAGGCTTTAAAACTTAACATGAGTTATTTTAAGTATGTTGAAGTATTTACAGTTATAATAATACAGACGACTATTTTTGGAATGATATATATGACTGGTGCATTTTTCTGGTTTATACCCATTGCAATAGCATGTCTATATTTTGATGCAAAGCTGCTAAAAACTACTTTTTTTGCATTAATACCGTCTATTCTTATTGGAGAATTTATTGCATCCCATAATCATGTTTTAATGCAAGCAGAATATCAATGGATACCTCTTCATATGGTTAGCTTTATTATTCAGTTTGCTATTCTAATTCCTATTTTTATTTCTTTAACTAAAAGAACCCATAATATGCTTTTGTCTAATGCAAAGATTTTTGGAGATCTAGAAAACCGGTTTTCAGAAAATGAAATTGCAGCAAAAAACCTTACTACTTCAGTTAGTCAGCTTTTACAAATTACTGATGAATCCAATTTGGCTGTAAAACAAATTTCTAGTTCAATACAAGATATAGAAGTGGATTCTAGGAATATTGTTGAGTATGCTTTCAATACAAATAAAAATGTGAATAAAATAGTAGATGAGGTCGCTGTTACGGTACAGGAGTCAGAAAATATAATGGTTTATGTAAAGGATATATCTACTATGTCGGAAAAAAGCAAGGGTGAAATTCTAGATTCATTAAATGAAATGCGTAAAATTGAAGTTTCAACAGAAAAGTCAAAAGAAGTAGTTTATGAGCTATGGAATAAAGCAAAGGAAATATTAAATGTAGTTGATACAATAACTGGTATTGCACAGCAGACTAACCTTTTAGCGCTTAATGCAAGTATTGAGGCTGCAAGGGCAGGAGAGGCTGGAAAAGGTTTTGCGGTTGTAGCTCAGGAAGTTAGAAAACTATCAGAACAAGCAGGCTCAGCTGCAGAAGATATAAGAAAGCTTTTAGATAGTATTACTGATAATGTAAATCATGCAGTATATTCAATTTCTGATACATATAAAATTGTTGCCTCAGGACTAGAAAAGACAGAAAAAACAGTAATTAATTTTGATAATATGCTTGAAATGCAGAAGGACATTGTAAATCGTGTAGATAATATTACTTATTTGGTGCAGTGCTCTAAAGAATATGCTTCAGCAATTAAGGAAACTATGGATACGCTATGTAATAAAAACACAAAGAGTCATTCTAATATATTATGCATTTCATCCTCAATAGAGCAGCTTCTCGCTTCATCAAAAGAAATGCTCTCATACATTCAGAACATAGAAAAAGAATCTAGAGCTTTATAA
- a CDS encoding response regulator transcription factor, which yields MSYEIYLVEDEENLNDILKSYLENEGFQVTSFLNGESARKYIFTPPDLWVLDIMLPDIDGFQLLKEIKDKDKDIPVIFISARDKDIDRIIGLEMGSDDYISKPFMPRELVIRVQKLLKRVYGTEKSKNVIAIDEYSIDMEKRIVKDQLEEVMMTSREFDLLALLINKKGGAISREQILYDLWGDDYFGSDRVVDDLVRRLRKKLPKLKLETIYGHGYRLLN from the coding sequence ATGAGTTATGAAATATATTTAGTAGAAGATGAGGAAAATCTCAATGATATATTGAAGTCTTACCTTGAAAATGAGGGATTTCAGGTTACTTCCTTCTTAAATGGTGAATCGGCTAGAAAGTACATATTCACTCCACCTGATTTATGGGTATTAGATATTATGCTGCCTGACATAGATGGATTTCAACTTCTAAAGGAAATAAAGGATAAAGATAAGGATATTCCTGTAATCTTCATATCTGCAAGAGATAAAGACATAGATAGAATTATTGGACTTGAAATGGGCAGTGATGACTACATTTCTAAACCCTTCATGCCAAGAGAGCTTGTTATTAGAGTTCAAAAGCTTCTAAAAAGAGTTTATGGCACTGAAAAAAGTAAGAATGTAATAGCAATAGACGAATACTCTATCGACATGGAAAAAAGAATTGTTAAAGACCAACTTGAGGAAGTTATGATGACCTCTAGAGAATTTGATTTACTTGCTTTGCTCATAAACAAAAAAGGTGGAGCAATTTCAAGAGAGCAGATATTATATGATCTGTGGGGAGATGACTATTTTGGCAGTGATAGAGTGGTTGATGATTTAGTAAGAAGACTTAGAAAAAAGCTGCCAAAGTTAAAGCTTGAAACTATATATGGTCATGGATACAGACTATTAAATTAG